Part of the Bombus huntii isolate Logan2020A chromosome 10, iyBomHunt1.1, whole genome shotgun sequence genome, ACTAAAATACTCATGcgaagatattgaaaatataaaatccgAATTAACATCCAGTTTTCAACAACCTGTCTAAAGATACCGCTCACAAACAAGCTATCATTtcttgaaacaaatatataagatTTATTTACGTTATCAATTTTGTCGTGTGTCGAAATACAGCCCACTCAAAACATTCTATGGaccaaacgaaaaaattgttGACATTGATTGTCAACAAGTCCTACAAACTAGgatctttcatatttctttcgcttttGATAATTAGACACAACCTCCCGCTAGCCGATGAGTCATTCTGCTATATTTGGCTTATCCTttgttattatacaaattactgCCATTGTTCACGGCTGATCTACTAATTCGTTTGGTGACTAGATACTACGTtagatattttaatcaaataaactcataattgtatcgataaaatacTTCCTATCAGTACAATGTATGATCTAAAATTTAAACATCCTGCTTCAGGGCGACATATCCAGTGAATTAACGGCGCTTGAACAATCCCTTAAAACGGGTAAATCTATAactttattatctaatttcaaCCTAATATCCACAAACTGACCAACATAATTTCACTATGCCCAAAAAGAATCGCCTTGCAAATGATATCGATATTTACGACATTTCTTTGCTATATTAATATagtattatttgttatagatCCAGACCACCGACCTCGACCAGGGCTATCAAAATTCGCATTCGTCATGGCCAATAAccaatataatattaactacGATAGAAACTGTCATTGTTAATTTAACACTAGCTATCGCTGCTATAATACGAATAGCctgtatacatattaaataaactgtaataaataacttattatttttaaatacaccCTGTCTTATTTATCTACACCTTCCTTTGTCTTACGTCCACCTTGACCTATGcattgtcacgtaaaattcgTGATAAAAAAGGATTTTTGCAATCCACTAGCGATAAAAAGTTCGCGTACGAGGTAAATAGCGGGCAAAAGAACGGTATAAAGCATAGAGTGTAGAGTATAGTAGCAtcgcagaaaaagaaaaatcaacagCTTGGTCGGTCATTGAGCAGCAACAGATCGAGCAACGATACAAATGATCATGGAAGTGCGTTTCTGCTTCCCGGTCTGTTCGAACTATGACGATTTGTCTTTCTGATCTTTCCGACTCGACCGTTGCACCGTTCACTCGACCATCGACCATAAAttgtttcgaattttctaGAGAACGGACACTTGAAACTACGTGCTTGCGGTACATTCGATAGCCAGGACAGAGAGATCCTTCGTGAGCCTGTTTTCGTCCTGCGAGACGagcaaattattagaaatttccTGATGCAATTGTACGCGGTTTTATGCAACTTTGATTATACACGTGAACGATATTTGGCACAGAGGAGTAACATTTTCGGGATAACATTTGCGCACTAATAGGTTTCCACGTAGctaaaataaagcaaaagtTGCGCGAAATTAACGGATGACAATTGAGAAATTTCTTGGATGATCTACGTTTATTACGAAATGGTTGGATGCGAGAATCGATATCTGGTAGCATCTAAGTTGTCCGAGAGAGTTTTACGATAAAGGAACAGATCTCTGCCGATACTCTCTATCCGACTATCGTAGCAGATTTGCGTACTTTTGCAAGGTTCTccaaattaatacaaatttctaacTACCGTAACATCGAGATATTATACATCGTAAGGCAAAGTTAAGGAGAGTGGCGATGACCTCGGAAACGCGAAAAATATCTCAGAAGATAGAATTTTGATGGCGCGAAGAACAAATGTTCCTGATGGTTTTCCCAATAGCGATTCTGATTCTCCCTTGACGTGTCTGCTCGGCGCCACTTCCGGCATCGTGACAACCACCGTAAGCCCTAGGACGCCCTTACAGCCTCCTTTACATCGCATATGCCCTTCTCGCTGTTGATGAAAATCCAATTTGTGAAATTAGACGTTTGCTCGCTTTGAGACAAAGTAAACCGCGTTTCTCACAGGTGTTCGGCAGATGGCGATGATGAGATATAGTGCAACAAAGTGAAATTTTACGCGCGTAAATCTAACAGGATTATAATGTAACAGAAGCACAACAAAGAGGAAACTTGTgatgaaaaaggaagaatataTTACCAACGAAACTCTTTTGCTCCATTTTCTTTCGTAGAATTATATTTCACTTGCGAGTATTATAGCAGGTCTGCCTTTGatacaaaaatcataaaaggTTTACGTATCTGCACATATATTTACGCTGTATGAACGACACTCGAGTATTACACGCATGCATTATCGACAAATAGATCCACGTTCGAGATAAGAGTTCCTCTTTGATACTTTCTTATGGTATAAATAACGAGAAATTATCAGGAAGTATGTTACAGTGAAACTGCTCGTACTTCGTTACTTTTACTCGCATGTATGACACCTACAACGATATTCTTTGTtgaatcaataaataaaagcgCTCCCCAGCGTACGTACAAGACTAGATCTTGAAATATAAGAATCGACGTAACAATAAGACTAAAAAAgttcgaaatgaaaataattcgcCGAAACGGCAAAAAGAGAATACCTGACacaaaaataacgatacggtaAATCTGGGTCCcgttttaattttcatcgatcaGTCGTCGAGCAAGCGAGATGTGTCAAGCAGCAACGGCGACAAGGTAACAGAGACGAAATATTATCGAGTTAACGCACGCGAAGTGGTCGCAGGAATGGCTGACGGGTGCGAGAGTGTAATGCACTTACGTCACGCGAATTTCAGACGAAACAACTGGTGGTGTAACGAAAATTTAGCGTCGCAACCGAATGTgctaaatataaaatggatGGCTGTTGACCGAAAGAAAAATGCTGGACGATACGGTGCCGCCGTTTGTTCTCTTACAAGATTGAACGTCCACGGTCGACCCATTTACCAGACCCTCCTTGTTACACGAAGAGACGAAATCACCAGTGCTATTTAATCGTGCGAATTATATCACGCGTATCTCGCGAATTATTACACGACAGTGACAATAAGGcaaatctaataaaatttacttctcATTAAAAAGTCGTAccaaaacaattatttattaattggtttatttattaattcttaagaagatacatataaataagaaaaaatggtaaaatttgattagtataataaaagtaatatatgCCTATGAtcattctaaaatataaaaagtgaaaTAGTCTTACATTCATTGGTATATTTTAAGAACACATACATCTTTTAACGATAGTTGCAATGTAacatcatttttatattacacgCAAGGTATGTCAAGTATTCCTGCTCTAAGGCACAATTTGAAATCAACAACATTCagtttaacaaattataactTCTATTCGTTTTCCATCATGGAATAACGCGGTGGTGTCTTCCATATCGCACTGGACGTGCGTTGTAATCTACTCCtatctatattttcaaacatttcagtTAAATCTGGCGTGCACATTCTTCTATCAAAGAATTTATAGACTGCTTTCTTCGGAATTTATCGTTGCATTGCAAGTTCATTTTCGCGTATGTACgctaaaattgataaaaattcgagTACTCCATGCattataatgtttattaaCTCATTAAGTAAAACAACACTTACATTGCGCCTAATGTGGAATTGTACGCCTTGGTCTGGCTTCATCGTCCGATATGTCGTCGTCAGGTTTACTGTGCAAAACAGAAGTGGACCTTACTGTTTGGAGCTATATTTtggataaaatatcgaatgaatAATAGCTTGTGTTTTTATAACAGAAGAATACTTTGATACTGTTTGTAATGTTACCTGCGATGTCATCATCTGAGTCTCCTTCTTTTGTTTCGCTAATAAgattttttttgctttttcgaCAGATCTTCGTGCCAGTTTTTGAACAATGgctttttctgaaattttttctttttcaaaggCCTCGATCCTCCTTCTTACGGGCACCCTTTTCttcatttcattttgaatGTCCTGTTTCGTCATGTTTCTATTAGACATTTCCCTTTCACGGGATGGCTCATCTTCTGCGAATAATTCTTCGAACTCGGTGAGCCCAATCGCTTGATTCAGCTGCTGAACCTCCTCCTGCAGAGTTATTGGCGACCGTGATGTAAATTTAGgttcattattttttcctaTACTACTAGCcaagtttttattaattactaccgtttcgtttgattttattGGTGATAAAGGTTCTACAATTGCGGTAGCGTCCATCATCTTCTGCGTATAAGTAGAATTGATGTCCATCGTGGAATTCATAAGAGGAGTAAATTTCTCAAGTGCATCCTCGCACATTGAAGGATCTTCAATATCATTTCTTGCTGATGGAATTACTGTATCATcaataatattagaatatttaccCTTCGTGTTTTCACTCCGTGAAAAAGTTCTCTTTATATTACTATCTCTTGTTGTCATTGAAGACTTTAATGGTTCAATCCTTTCTGGCTGTATTGCATCTTCttttgaaattgtttcgcttaaaacattcttttttgttttactaTGTTTTGTAGGACCTTTTGtgtttttttcatctgaactACTTCTAgcactttccttttttttaggTCGGCCTCCACGTTTCCTctaaaaatttagaatatatttaacaacgttatagtagTATTTATATACACAATGTACATACAATTGTATAAGCAATTAGATTTTGACGCATTAATTAACCGATATCAAACATTATTGGGTACTACATATAAGGGTTAGTATTGATTAGTAACATAAGATATGGGGTAagattaaaagtattaaatttcatcataaTATGACACAAACATTTACATTACTGTCATCATCAAGAGTTAGCCTTCGTAATTTTGTAACAAGTGACATTGACTGCtgctttttaatattaattgcagCTTTTATTGCAGCCTTTCTTTTTGTTCGGTCAATTGTTGTTTCCAGCACATCCCCAGtttttacatctttattttctgttttatcatGTACTGCTGAATCTGTTACTGTATTATCAGTATTGATAATATCATTTTCTGGGATAGTCTCTTTACGGCGATAACcttttttcttcaaaactttCGGCCTCTTTGTAGTTGAAGGGCCAGGGACTGATTGTGGTATTTCAGCAATTAAACCATGTAAATAATCCAGAGTGTCTTCGAGCTGgttgttaatatattttttaacatccaaggaataattatgtatattcgatATATCTTTGGTAATCATTTCTTTAATCTCCTTCTTTGATCCAGTATCCATATTTGAAATCTAagaataaatgatatatatttaatatatacattaaactatactttttaataatacataccataatttaatattatggtTGAAATTATGACGTATATAGCAATTAATACATACACATGTGTTTAGTTCTATTAACTTAGAAGcacatgtaaattaaaaaaaaatatatatatatatgaaacaataataaaataatgaagtaaCATTGAGAATAGAATCTAGCTTAATTACACATATATACCCTTTTAATAATTCCgttcttataaattttattaaatttacagtgaagcttacaattacactaatgccaatgaatattaacgtatgcgtttattattacactaaataaaaatgaaagtaatgcaatgaaaaatacaatataccttaatggaaataaaataagtaaatagcgaagtatttattaatattattatatagcattatattatattattataatatttattaatatttacttacgttttacgtttgcacaaaaactataaaattttaaatataaagagaGATTTATAACAGAGATAAAGCAAGTCACAGAAATTAGTGTCTTTCAATGGCAAAAATGCGTTAAAGGAAGTGAAACGATAATCTCCGTCTCGCGTCACAAGCGGAACTGTGTCAGTTTTGCTCCTTGAAAGTACACGTAGCGGTACATGAGCTAGAGAAcatttcaaatcatgttgttgttttttttgcttcggagtatcaagatcgTGAGGACATACAtagtatattaataaataaactccgggcaaaacaatgtcgccgttACGTTACCGTCGAACCGTCGaacaaagacgaatttgaattctCCGACTCTCCCCCGATCTGTTTATACTATACCAGTTTAAACGGACGCAATCGTAAAGAGTTCACGAGAGTTATGGATCAGTATCTACGAGTATCTACCGTCTTTGCGAACATtatctataattatttatttaatcatttgaaaatatacttgaaggtttcaacaacgagcaatcttGTCTAATAAATCTCACGATCAACCATCCTCTACACACAAGTCCTCTGAAAACATAACGACTTTTCAGTTCAATTTGAATCGTTGCGTTCAACGCCATCAGGGTGTCCTGCATAACGCGGGCATCCGACTAGGTGCTGATACCACATACAAGAACAAGTCGGAAATAAAGCTTTTTAGCTTAAGGTCccgttttgaaaaaaatacagTTTGAACATGTTCGGTTGGCAATTGGCTTAATACACGCGTATGATAAATAGCAAGATTTATTAcatgattttacaaaatttgttaaaattgattAAGAAGTTACTTTCAAgaagtaatatttacataattgtaaattgaacCCTATGTTTAACAAAATTAGGCATTCTTAAGTATTTGTTATTGTAAATTACTATTATGCTTCGCCAAGTGTGATTGGAACACATTTCTGGAACACAGCGTCCATCGATATCTTCAATGAAAGAACATAAGTTTAATAACCTAACTTATCGACGAAATAAATCCCTAGCCCCCGGGTAGCGTGTTAGGAAGCTTCCGTGgtaattcttttaaaagcAGTTAACGAGTGATCTGTTCGCGaattattgtattgtattatatattatgtggCATCATGATATCATAAGGAATACAAGTCACTATGATTTCTTCGTACTATTTCACAGATGGAGTGTGCAAATTTGACTTTACAATGAACAAAGTCAAACGTGACAATGACAAAATTGTATGTGGCAAAACTGGATACCTCAATGTTATACAGTGTGTCAAGAAAGTGTTTGTTGTCATCTTATGTCTTTGGGAGGTAATTCTACACCTTCGGATTTGCGAAGATCTGTTGAAAAAGAGGATCACAAAATTGACCTCGAGCATTCTATTGCACGTATTGCGTGTTTGTGCGCGTATTTATCCATCGATGTATTGCAAAGAACAGTTTGTCGAATAGGGGTTTCACACGCAGCAATGGGAAAAATAATACTCTCACCCTGAGAGAATTGACCGGCGAGGGCGCGGCAGAGGCCATGGAAGCGCTTCGGTGAGGCGCGCTAGGTCCGTCGCGCCCCCCGGTGGGGTGCAAACTTAGGCGCTGGCAACTCAGCGCCCCGGGGCAGCAAATCAGCCCGGCAGGGGAACCGGACTGTCTGGCACGGCGGCTCCGGCGACGAGGCGCGGTGTGACGTGGCCGCATATCGCTCCATTAGGGGGTGTGTGGCGGCACGGGCCTCGGAACTTTTCAACGGCTCCGGAGGcaaagcgcgacgccgccaaagcgcaacatcgacgtgcccaatgtaccatcgatatcttcacactctttccgccgaattctcggaagagcatacacgtgccagcactggcggcacatctaatgaatgcacgctagtgggggatatcgatgggctacgaagggaagaatccgcGCGATCCGAAACAAAAGCAGAGTCAGTCTGTCTTGCGCCATTAAATGTGTAACTTCTCGGGACCTTTTGCATAGCAACGCGTCGAACGAACTCGCGGtgtctatcgttatttgttagttgttacctgttgtctgttaagtgtaattgttagttgttaattgttaactctgaTTGTTGATTAGTTCTAATAAAACTATTGTTCGTTTAAAACACCAAGAGTAGTTCCTTACGCACCTATCACCATACCACCTCAAACTGGTGACCCCGACGTGATTTAACGTGACATCTAGTGAAAGAGGTGACCGTGATAGTGCTATCGTTTTTAACCACCGATTTTGAGTGCACCGCGACGATGGAAAGTAATACACAGGGAACCATAGCCAGCCAGGTGATCAGCATGTCTCCACTGCTGCCCACGAACACGGCGGCATGGTTTGCCCTTCTGGAGAGACAATTCGAGGCAGCGCGAATTACGGAAGACACCATTAAGTACGTGACGCTGGCAAAATGCCTCAACGATCAACAGCTCCAGGACGTCGAAGACCTAATGACGAACCCTCCAGACATCGGACGCTACGAGAAATTAAAACATGCGCTCATTCGCAAATTATCCGATACGGACGCGACCCGGATAAAGAAGTTGGTGGAAAGCGAGGAGATGGGAGATGGAAAGCCATCCCAGTTTTACCAACACTTAAAAAAACTCTCCAGCCCCTCCACGCCCGATGATTTTACCCTCACGCTGTGGAGGAACCGATTACCCGCCCGCATCAGGCGTATCCTCGCGGCAGTCGACGATTCGGACCCAGAAAGGTTATTGCGGCAGGCGGACCTGATCGCTGAAGAATTCTCGGAGGATTTTCGGCGCACCGCCCGGGTAACGGCAGTAATGGACCCACCAGCGCAAAACGCCGGAGTATACGAACCAATGGCAGCCGCAATCAACGTGTTGAGCGAGCAAATATCACAGTTGCAGGCACAGATGAACGCGTTGAGCATGATTAATCATCGTCGACCACGATCACGATCACGCTCGCGTTCGCGATACCACCGACGTTCGCGCTCGCGAGATCGGCCACGGCAAGACGGTCTGTGTTTCTATCATGCAAAGTTCGGAGAACGCGCGAGGAGCTGTCGTTTCCCATGCACGTGGAAGTCGggaaacgagaccagccgtccgtagACGCGGCAGACGACGACGGCCTGAGTTCCCGCCGCATCTTCGTTACGGACAAGGGAACGAAGATCTCTTTCCTTGTAGACACCGGCGCCGACATCAGCGTATACCCCCGCAGTAAAATCCATAGGCACGTCAAGAAAAACGCGTACGAACTATTCGCGGCCAACGGGACGCGCATCGCAACGTATGGTACCACTGCGATTGGCCTTAACCTGTCCCTAAGACGAGCCTTCAAGTGGAACTTCGTAATTGCTGACGTTCAAACGCCTATCATAGGCGTAGATTTTTTAAGCCATTATGGGTTGCTCGTGGACCCGCGAAACAAACGACTCCTCGACACGACAACCCAATTATCATCAAGGGGATATGCTGCCACGACGGAAGAAATATCCATCAAAACCGTAATCGGCGAATCGGTCTACCATCGACTTTTGGCGGAGTTTCCGGATCTAACTCGTCCACCGGCCTTCGGACGAGAGAAAATCCGACACAGTGTGGTACACCATGTTGAAACCACACCCGGGCCACCCGTCTACAGTAAACCTCGACGTCTCGCACCGGATCGTCTCAAGCAAGTCAAGGCAGATTTCGCAACAATGATCGAGCAAGGAGTGATGCGGCCATCGAAGAGTCCATGGGCATCACCCCTGCATGTCGTCCCAAAGAAGGACGGAAGTCTACGACCATGCGGCGACTATCGTGCGTTGAACGCTCGCACCATACCCGACAGGTACTCCCCACCACATATCGAAGATTTCGCGCAACATCTGTACGGTAAGCGTGTCTACTCAAAAATCGACCTTGTCCGCGCTTACCACCAAATCCCGATCGCGCCAGAAGACGTTAAGAAAACCGCGATCACGACACCTTTCGGACTTTTCGAAGCAACCAACATGATGTTTGGGCTTCGAAACGCCGCGCAAACGTGTCAAAGATTCGTTGACGAAATTACCCGTGGTCTGGACTTCGTGTTCGCTTACATAGACGATTTCTTAATCGCATCCGAAACCGAAGAACAACATCGCGAACACCTTCGGATTTTGTTTGAACGCTTAAACGAGTATGGCGTAGTCATCAACCCAGTAAAGTGCGAATTCGGTGTGAACGAAATCACATTCTTGGGACACACCGTAAACGCCGACGGGATAAAGCCGCTAGCCGAACGCGTTGACGCTATTGTAGAAGTACCGCTCCCCGGGACCGTAATCACTACGCAGGTACCTCGGTATGATTAATTTCTACCGACGTTTCATACCGGGGGCCGCAAAAATTTTTCAACCCCTAAACGACCTAttaaaaggaggaaaaaaggGCATCGCGCCCATCAAATGGACAGAGCAATCCGAAGCCAGCTTCCGCGAGTCGAAACGCGCCCTCGCTAACGCCACGATGTTAGCGCATCCGATACCTGGCGCACCTGTTAGCCTCGCGGTAGACGCATCCGACTATGCAATAGGAGCGGTCCTCCAGCAACGCGTCAACGACTCTTGGCAGCCGTTAGGTTTCCTTACCAAACCGTTGAACTCCGCGCAGCGAAAGTACAGCGCGTACGACCGCGAATTACTCGCTATGTACACTGCGGTAAAGCGATTTCGACACGCCATTGAAGGgagaaattttacaatttacacCGATCATAAACCCCTTACATATGCGTTCAACCAAGATCCTGATAAGTGTTCGCCGCGACAATTCCGGCAACTAGACTACATCGGACAATTCACTACCGACATAAGATATATCAAGGGGTTAGACAATAATGTTGCCGACGCTCTGTCACGCATCGAAGCGATAGGAAAGTCTGTGGACCATCGAGCTCTCGCCGCCGCGCAAGAAGCCGACAAAGAACTAAGCAACATCGTCAACTCCGGTACATCCGCGCTACGGTTAAAGAAAATACGTTTCCCCGATCACGACGTAGAAATATATTGCGACGTATCGGGTGACTTTGTACGACCGTACGTACCGAAATCCTTGCGGCGCGACGTATTTAATTCGCTCCATGGACTTTCCCATCCAGGGATACGTGCCACTCAAAACCTGGTGACGACGCGTTTCGTCTGGCCGTCCATAAATAAGGACTCCCGAAATTGGACACGACAATGTATCCCGTGTCAACAATGTAAAGTCACCAGGCACGTATCCTCACCCGTCGGAACATTCGGAGAATTAGCGGGCCGTTTCGAACACTTACACATAGACATTATCGTGATGCCATATTCAAAAGGCTACCGATATTGTCTAACGTGTATCGACCGTTTTTCGCGTTGGCCCGAAGCCATTCCCATCGCCGACATGGAGGCGGCAACCGTCGCTTCGGCTCTCCTTTCCACGTGGATATCCCGTTTCGGCGTGCCTTTAAAAATAACGACCGATCAAGGACGCCAGTTCGAGTCGAACCTATTTAACGAACTATGCCGGTTGCTCGGCATCAGACATTTGCGCACGACAGCCTATCACCCCGCGTCCAACGGGATGGTAGAGCGCCTGCACCGACAACTAAAAGCAGCAATCAAATGCCACGATACGAGCAACTGGGTGGATATCTTGCCGATAGTTCTATTAGGCATACGAACAGCTATTAAAGAGGACCTAAACGCGACGGCAGCCGAAATGGTTTATGGCACCGGCATACGATTGCCGGCAGAATTTTTTATACCGACTAAACAACAGGCCAATTCGGAATTCGCAAGTCGCCTAAAAGACCGAATAGGAAAAATCAGGCCTCATCCAATTACGCGACACGGCGAAAAGAGAACCTTCGTGTTCCGCGACCTCGAAACATCGCCTTATGTATTCCTGCGTCGCGACGCCATCGGAGACCCCTTACAACCACCCTACGACGGGCCGTATCAGGTTATAGAGCGAGGAAAAAAGACCTTcactattaaaataaataataaaaacgtaaTAGTGTCCATAGACCGATTGAAACCCGCATTTCTATTTAACGATAATATTGAACACCATAGCACGGAAAAGCGCAATGTAACAATACCGCCCGGTGCCCGAAACGAACAAAGCGAAGGGGACTCAAGAGTTCATCACACCACACGCGCGGGCAGGAGAGTTCGATTTCCTGATTGGTTTCAGGCGGGTCTCGGATAGGCGTTAGGAGCCGGCGAACGTGCACCCTTGCCtgtaacatttatatatttttcatttatatagcGTTATCACTGGTAAGGGGGTACTGTGGCGGCACGGGCCTCGGAACTTTTCAACGGCTCCGGAGGcaaagcgcgacgccgccaaagcgcaacaccgacgtgcccaatgtaccatcgatatcttcacactctttccgccgaattctcggaagagcatacacgtgccagcactggcggcacatctaatgaatgcacgctagtgggggatatcgatgggctacgaagggaagaatccgcGCGATCCGAAACAAAAGCAGAGTCAGTCTGTCTTGCGCCATTAAATGTGTAACTTCTCGGGACCTTTTGCATAGCAACGCGTCGAACGAACTCGCGGTGTCTATTgttatttgttagttgttacctgttgtctgttaagtgtaattgttagttgttaattgttaactctgattgttgattagttctaataaaactattgttcgttaaaaacaccaagAGTAGTTCCTTACGCACCTATCACCATACCACCCCAAAGGTGTATTGAGCGCGGGGGGTGGGGTGTATCCCTCACACCAGTTCCCGGGCCCCTCTAGAGGTTTTAGTCCGTTGGCGTCCGCcactac contains:
- the LOC126870589 gene encoding uncharacterized protein LOC126870589, encoding MDTGSKKEIKEMITKDISNIHNYSLDVKKYINNQLEDTLDYLHGLIAEIPQSVPGPSTTKRPKVLKKKGYRRKETIPENDIINTDNTVTDSAVHDKTENKDVKTGDVLETTIDRTKRKAAIKAAINIKKQQSMSLVTKLRRLTLDDDSNVNRKRGGRPKKKESARSSSDEKNTKGPTKHSKTKKNVLSETISKEDAIQPERIEPLKSSMTTRDSNIKRTFSRSENTKGKYSNIIDDTVIPSARNDIEDPSMCEDALEKFTPLMNSTMDINSTYTQKMMDATAIVEPLSPIKSNETVVINKNLASSIGKNNEPKFTSRSPITLQEEVQQLNQAIGLTEFEELFAEDEPSREREMSNRNMTKQDIQNEMKKRVP